In Cutaneotrichosporon cavernicola HIS019 DNA, chromosome: 1, one DNA window encodes the following:
- a CDS encoding uncharacterized protein (Cysteine-rich motif following a subset of SET domains), with protein sequence MPRGYPNPKPPSASLRKPDGKVRRFFSKVTPLPPFLQVAAVPSSPRPITSERVLAALQPDSEVVDAAKTFVKEKMGDDKYEVVADKPPVTRTATTTGAVIRKPIPPGKLAAVKPATAKVPGRRGRPPGKLHNVLSAKTVVKRLTGGAQLRGTVASRLKVNARTRQKEEPVTRKSTLRSHTTPHVTDSTPAPPSAVSPPVPSVSSSSTAPAAEVTPVPTIKLSLSLNPGSGAEGITVGSQEVREANPAKRKEYMGAGLYCQDEDPPEEAQLVERVLHHKGIRKPGRPRKSIQFLPPIPTPEGMEPSFPPFPLDHGYRMFFDKEVEFRLPYNIMWERNSGALDGKKRPPSFGKLRTNQFVERSKRVAERAVCKCDPSSDCGDNCMNRHMNYLCGKDCPTGERCTNKSLTRRQQKAYRVVWTGSRGFGMQAGENIAEGEFVLDYRGEVIDMEEFCNRIDGEYKGTRNFYALHYDGVEVVDAGMRGNDARFINHGCSPNLEVRKLETLGDGFEEYEIGFWATRDIKAGEELLYDYNFEAFSVGELANDEVRVRCQCGASNCVGFLGRRSGEKSAKELARDMGRQTEVRGKRKATPGELVRPLFAKRGPGRPRKDMLMPPPPPPPTAGSSAGPSAPSTSIAIDAAHATPIKRKPGRPRIHPLPDPNVPRRKPGRPRIHPLPDPSVPRRKPGRPRKHPPVVPTTTTAPAPRVSPKSFWDSGSAPGPKANPTLASGSEAVSKTVTAPAVMVTASAGVAAVASEAASDPTQTPTTGPDASIKREVIESEQHESEAGPIGVGASNKRSAPYAKSAPFLKKKKPGPGRPRKYPLPSPPPGAKRGPGRPRKIRNPEDELPVLGPRITPKQAEKAKRNGAPAGWAFVPVVHGAQPVAQPAPAPPREPTPPPASNRALRAARLSSVRQDTPGA encoded by the exons TACCCTCGTCACCACGCCCAATCACAAGTGAACGGGTCCTCGCTGCGCTGCAGCCCGACTCGGAAGTCGTGGACGCTGCCAAGACCTTTGtgaaggagaagatgggTGACGACAAGTATGAGGTGGTGGCCGACAAGCCTCCCGTCACGcggacagcgacgacaaCCGGCGCTGTCATCAGGAAGCCTATCCCCCCCGGCAAACTGGCCGCCGTGAAGCCTGCAACTGCAAAGGTCCCTGGTCGCAGAGGTCGGCCGCCTGGGAAACTGCACAATGTTTTATCTGCGAAAACCGTTGTCAAACGATTGACGGGTGGCGCACAACTCAGAGGGACGGTCGCCTCACGGTTGAAGGTGAACGCGCGCACGAGACAGAAGGAGGAGCCGGTGACTCGAAAGAGCACATTGCGATCGCACACAACGCCACATGTGACCGATTCCACACCAGCTCCGCCGTCAGCTGTCTCCCCTCCTGTGCCGTCCGTGTCCAGCTCCAGCACAGCCCctgccgccgaggtcacgCCTGTCCCCACGATCAAGTTATCCCTCAGTCTCAATCCCGGGTCGGGTGCTGAGGGCATCACTGTCGGCTCGCAGGAAGTCAGAGAGGCCAACCCAGCTAAGCGCAAGGAGTATATGGGGGCAGGGCTATACTGCCAAGACGAAGACCCACCTGAGGAGGCGcagcttgtcgagcgcgttCTGCACCACAAGGGAATACGGAAGCCTGGTCGACCTCGCAAATCCATTCAGTTTCTACCACCGATCCCCACCCCCGAAGGCATGGAGCCGTCGTTCCCACCATTTCCACTCGACCACGGTTATCGGATGTTTTTTGACAAGGAGGTTGAGTTTCGGCTGCCTTACAACATCATGTGGGAACGTAACAGTGGCGCACTGGACGGTAAGAAGCGCCCGCCATCGTTTGGAAAGCTTAGAACAA ACCAGTTTGTGGAACGGTCCAAGCGCGTGGCAGAGCGCGCCGTCTGCAAGTGCGATCCCAGCTCGGACTGCGGTGACAACTGCATGAACAGACACATGAACTATCTCTGCGGCAAGGACTGCCCAACTGGGGAACGGTGCACCAACAAGAGCCTGACTCGACGTCAACAGAAGGCGTACCGTGTGGTTTGG ACAGGCTCCCGAGGGTTTGGAATGCAGGCAGGCGAGAACATTGCGGAGGGCGAGTTTGTCTTGGACTACCGTGGAGAG GTCATCGACATGGA GGAGTTCTGCAATCGCATTGACGGCGAGTACAAGGGCACGCGCAACTTTTACGCTCTCCATTACGATGgtgtcgaggttgtcgacGCG GGTATGCGTGGCAACGACGCGCGGTTCATCAACCACGGCTGCAGCCCCAATCTCGAAgtgcgcaagctcgagacTCTGGGTGATGGGTTTGAGGAGTATGAGATCGGTTTCTGGGCCACTCGTGACATCAAAGCTGGCGAGGAA CTCCTCTACGATTACAACTTTGAGGCGTTCtcggtcggcgagctggccaaCGACGAAGTCCGTGTGCGTTGCCAGTGTGGTGCGTCTAACTGCGTCGGTTTCCTTGGCCGTCGGTCCGGCGAGAAGTCTGCCAAGGAGCTGGCGAGGGACATGGGACGCCAGACCGAGGTCCGTGGCAAGCGCAAAGCAACACCTGGCGAGTTAGTTAGACCTCTCTTCGCCAAGCGCGGCCCCGGACGGCCTCGGAAGGACATGCTCatgcctcctcctccgcctcctccaacCGCCGGCTCGAGTGCTGGACCGAGCGCTCCGAGCACATCGATTGCGATTGACGCGGCTCATGCAACGCCCATCAAACGCAAGCCAGGCCGTCCTCGCATACACCCCCTGCCGGATCCCAACGTGCCCAGGCGCAAACCCGGACGCCCGCGTATCCACCCGCTACCTGACCCGAGCGTGCCGCGACGCAAGCCTGGTCGCCCACGCAAGCATCCGCCAGTTGTGCCTACTACTACCACTGCTCCAGCGCCACGCGTTTCTCCCAAGTCCTTTTGGGACTCTGGGTCTGCGCCTGGACCTAAAGCTAACCCCACGCTCGCTTCAGGCTCTGAAGCTGTTAGCAAAACTGTTACTGCTCCAGCTGTAATGGTGACTGCCAGTGCTGGAGTTGCTGCTGTGGCTTCAGAGGCCGCTTCCGACCCAACCCAGACGCCCACGACCGGTCCAGATGCATCTATCAAGAGAGAAGTGATAGAGTCAGAGCAGCATGAGTCTGAGGCAGGCCCTATCGGCGTCGGTGCATCCAACAAGCGATCTGCACCCTACGCCAAGTCTGCACCGTtcctcaagaagaagaagcccGGCCCAGGCCGCCCTCGCAAGTACCCCCTTCCGTCACCACCGCCCGGAGCGAAACGTGGCCCTGGTCGGCCCCGCAAGATCCGCAAcccagaggacgagctccCTGTTCTGGGTCCGCGTATCACGCCGAAGCAAGCCGAGAAGGCAAAGCGCAATGGTGCGCCTGCGGGTTGGGCCTTTGTCCCAGTCGTACATGGAGCACAGCCTGTGGCACAGCCTGCCCCTGCCCCTCCACGTGAgcccacccctcctccagccTCCAACCGCGCgctgcgagctgcgcgcctGTCCTCTGTGCGCCAGGACACCCCAGGGGCGTAA